From Jeotgalibaca dankookensis, one genomic window encodes:
- a CDS encoding endo alpha-1,4 polygalactosaminidase yields MEGEDAVKASEGYKLVVVDAQVLSKEEILFMQDRGQQVYTYLNIGSLEMFRPYFEEFHHLIEKPYQDWEDEYWINVSSKEWQRFIEEKLVISLLEKM; encoded by the coding sequence TTGGAGGGCGAGGATGCAGTAAAGGCAAGTGAAGGATACAAACTAGTAGTTGTCGATGCACAGGTTCTGTCTAAAGAAGAAATTTTGTTCATGCAAGACCGTGGTCAACAGGTTTATACATATTTAAATATTGGTTCGTTAGAAATGTTTCGTCCTTATTTTGAAGAATTCCATCATTTAATTGAAAAGCCCTATCAAGATTGGGAAGATGAATATTGGATAAACGTTTCTAGTAAAGAATGGCAGCGCTTCATTGAAGAAAAATTAGTTATTTCGTTACTGGAAAAAATGTAG
- a CDS encoding DUF1576 domain-containing protein, protein MLTIPVHHYPDLRTLPTKILYQLFILISIIMAVVAFFFNTPLEIWDGFWLIMRSPANLLTDYMALANPGATLINASIMTLQALVVVRICNAKINGPVIAALFLIIGFSFFGKNFYNSMPIVLGSLYYAKVTRNPLEKSLLAALFGTALGPLVSELSFNEGFPLVIGVSMGYLAGFIVGFILPPLSRHVITFTKGFSLYNVGFTSGFLGTLVISLMRSFGMTVENSLLISSLHTRPFTLLLITFFTAIFIFGFFINNKNFKGIKDIHEQTGQLSTDFIDVGGIGATFMNMGMLGVFSTLYVLALGGDLSGPVIGGILSVVGFGAFGKTLLTATPVMIGATIMSHLTLHDTRTAPILIAILFATTLSPITGRYGAIVGMIAGALHLAMVTNVGFLYGGVNLYNNGFAGGLIAAMMVPILEAIHVHRVARLNPDRPELDPAEEIERLEAGE, encoded by the coding sequence ATGCTAACAATTCCTGTGCATCATTATCCAGATCTACGGACACTTCCGACAAAAATTTTATATCAACTCTTTATTCTTATCTCAATTATAATGGCGGTTGTCGCTTTCTTTTTTAATACCCCCCTCGAAATTTGGGATGGATTTTGGCTGATTATGCGTTCACCTGCAAATTTACTGACCGATTATATGGCTTTGGCAAATCCAGGAGCTACCTTGATAAATGCTTCAATTATGACCTTGCAAGCTTTGGTGGTTGTCCGCATTTGTAATGCTAAAATAAATGGACCGGTTATTGCAGCGCTTTTTTTGATTATTGGCTTTTCTTTCTTCGGTAAAAACTTTTACAATTCTATGCCAATCGTCCTAGGTAGTCTTTATTACGCGAAAGTCACCCGTAATCCGCTTGAAAAGTCCTTATTGGCAGCTTTATTTGGAACTGCTCTAGGCCCCTTGGTTAGCGAACTGAGCTTTAACGAAGGGTTTCCACTCGTGATTGGAGTGAGTATGGGCTATCTTGCCGGTTTTATTGTGGGCTTTATTTTACCGCCACTTTCTAGACATGTGATTACCTTTACTAAAGGATTCAGCTTATATAATGTTGGTTTTACTTCAGGTTTTCTTGGAACGCTTGTTATTTCTTTAATGCGAAGTTTTGGAATGACTGTTGAAAACTCTCTACTCATCTCCAGTCTTCATACAAGGCCCTTTACACTTCTATTAATTACTTTTTTTACTGCAATTTTTATATTTGGTTTTTTTATTAATAATAAAAACTTCAAGGGTATCAAAGATATACATGAACAAACCGGTCAACTTTCTACTGATTTTATTGATGTAGGAGGTATCGGAGCAACCTTCATGAACATGGGCATGCTCGGTGTTTTTTCCACGCTCTATGTGTTGGCATTAGGCGGTGATTTGAGTGGACCAGTTATTGGCGGTATTTTGAGTGTGGTGGGGTTTGGAGCCTTTGGCAAAACCTTATTGACAGCGACACCTGTGATGATTGGTGCAACAATTATGTCTCATTTAACCTTACATGACACGCGAACAGCTCCCATTTTAATCGCGATTTTATTTGCAACAACGCTCTCTCCCATAACTGGGCGTTACGGAGCCATCGTTGGGATGATAGCAGGCGCCCTACACCTAGCTATGGTAACAAATGTTGGATTTTTATACGGTGGGGTTAATTTATATAACAATGGTTTCGCTGGTGGACTAATTGCTGCTATGATGGTACCAATATTAGAAGCAATCCACGTCCATCGCGTTGCCCGTCTAAATCCAGACCGTCCCGAACTTGATCCTGCTGAAGAAATTGAACGGCTTGAAGCTGGCGAATAA
- a CDS encoding 5' nucleotidase, NT5C type, producing the protein MPKKISIAIDMDDVLAGTTEKMVDFFNQMNQTTYTPDDLLTLDLEEAFNEKQRAAFIRELNQPGFTRDLAVKENAIEVVAELNQQYDVYIATAAMEIPGSFQDKFEWLQEHFPFLDVNHYIYCGNKKVVRSDYLIDDNIKQLHQFRGTGILFTAKFNQKIDTPFKRIDNWTKAYQHFIDDYEERLEEVQYNRLQTYKQGLALLK; encoded by the coding sequence TTGCCTAAAAAAATAAGTATCGCAATTGACATGGATGACGTGTTGGCAGGTACGACTGAGAAAATGGTTGATTTTTTTAATCAAATGAACCAAACGACTTATACACCCGATGATTTATTAACCTTAGATTTAGAAGAAGCCTTTAATGAAAAACAACGCGCAGCTTTTATCAGAGAATTAAATCAACCTGGTTTTACACGGGATCTTGCTGTTAAAGAAAATGCGATTGAAGTTGTCGCAGAACTCAACCAACAATATGATGTCTATATTGCAACAGCTGCAATGGAGATACCTGGCTCCTTCCAAGATAAATTTGAATGGCTCCAGGAGCATTTTCCTTTTTTAGACGTCAATCATTATATTTATTGTGGTAATAAAAAAGTAGTCCGTTCAGATTATTTGATTGATGATAATATCAAGCAGTTGCATCAGTTTAGAGGAACCGGTATTTTGTTTACAGCTAAATTCAATCAAAAAATAGACACACCCTTTAAACGCATTGACAACTGGACAAAAGCTTATCAACATTTTATTGATGACTATGAGGAACGATTAGAAGAAGTTCAATATAATCGTCTTCAAACTTATAAGCAGGGTTTAGCTTTGCTTAAATAA
- a CDS encoding SDR family oxidoreductase has translation MKTAVVTGANTGVGYETALGLAKQKFEVIMLCRSQEKGEKAQKEIIKKSGNKHVFLVLGDLASLESIKKAAGMIIEQYPIIDVLVNNAGVFALKKEYTEDGFEKMTGVNYIGHFYLTQLLLPNLKKAKSARIVVVSSNGYKMARFDLSNLQPESKFSIIGNYGRSKMMTLLFARELSDRLSDTAITVNALHPGAVATSMGVSRNRIWKNRL, from the coding sequence ATGAAAACAGCAGTTGTTACCGGGGCAAACACCGGAGTAGGATATGAAACAGCCCTAGGGTTAGCAAAACAAAAGTTTGAAGTGATTATGCTTTGTCGCTCTCAAGAAAAAGGGGAAAAAGCTCAAAAGGAAATTATAAAAAAGAGTGGAAACAAACATGTTTTTCTTGTTTTAGGGGACTTAGCTTCTTTAGAAAGCATAAAAAAAGCAGCAGGGATGATTATCGAGCAGTATCCTATTATTGATGTGTTAGTGAATAATGCTGGAGTATTTGCTTTGAAAAAAGAATATACAGAAGACGGGTTTGAAAAAATGACTGGAGTAAATTACATCGGTCATTTCTATTTGACACAGTTACTTTTACCCAATTTGAAAAAAGCGAAATCTGCCCGAATAGTAGTGGTTTCCTCAAATGGATACAAAATGGCTCGATTTGATCTGTCCAATCTTCAACCGGAAAGTAAATTTTCTATTATAGGGAACTACGGAAGATCGAAAATGATGACTCTCTTGTTTGCTAGGGAATTATCGGATAGACTTTCTGACACAGCCATCACCGTCAATGCGCTTCATCCAGGTGCTGTTGCAACCAGTATGGGCGTATCGAGAAACAGGATTTGGAAAAACCGTCTATAA
- a CDS encoding ABC transporter ATP-binding protein, whose translation MDSSLGWIKKYIRPYWFGWTWASILTIIIALMNIVTPYISGLIVDQVINNQQLDWLLPLLGLLIGATVFRMGMRYLYQIKFEQISQDVLFEIRQDLYTKLQELDFTFFNNTRVGDIMARMTGDTDAIRHAVAWTYFNILDNLVLFVAALIFLGTIEWRLMLMLLIVAPFIAVLTILLSKKASSAFYQIRESFSRLNTMVEEHIGGNKVVRAFAREDYEIEKFNVRNEDFRQRNLNSAKISSTYLPAIEVFASLMSVIAIGAGGMFVISNAMSIGNFVTFNGLIWMVNVPMRNVGNHVNDLQNFDASTLKIREMLAIEPEIPVEERISIPKLRGEITFENVSFSFPDEPEVDVIRNINFHLEAGQTLGILGETGSGKSTLVNLISRFFDPTEGRVLIDGIDIKEMNVIELRQQIAVVMQDVFLFSDTIKENISYGIPNAPFQSVQRVARVADANKFIEKMPEQYETYLGERGSGLSGGQKQRLSLARGLIKEPSILILDDTTSAVDMETEVKIQKGLKENENRKTTVIIANRISSVKNANQILILSKGEIIERGTHTQLLEKGGAYSKIYEEQLGQAGMGEENG comes from the coding sequence TTGGATAGTAGTTTAGGATGGATAAAAAAATATATTCGGCCATACTGGTTTGGTTGGACTTGGGCGAGTATCTTAACGATTATAATTGCTCTTATGAATATTGTGACTCCCTATATCAGCGGTCTTATTGTCGATCAAGTCATCAATAACCAACAACTTGATTGGTTGCTTCCTTTATTAGGATTGTTAATTGGAGCAACTGTCTTCCGGATGGGAATGCGTTACCTTTACCAAATAAAGTTTGAACAAATTAGCCAAGATGTTTTATTTGAAATTCGACAAGACCTCTATACGAAATTACAAGAACTTGATTTTACATTTTTTAATAATACGCGGGTAGGAGATATTATGGCAAGAATGACGGGAGACACAGATGCCATACGGCATGCCGTTGCATGGACTTACTTTAATATCTTAGATAATCTCGTTCTCTTTGTTGCGGCCTTAATCTTTTTAGGCACTATTGAATGGCGTTTGATGTTAATGCTTTTGATTGTCGCACCATTTATTGCTGTATTAACCATTCTCTTGTCAAAAAAAGCTAGTTCTGCTTTTTATCAAATTAGGGAAAGCTTTTCGCGGCTCAATACGATGGTAGAAGAACATATTGGTGGAAACAAAGTAGTTCGAGCGTTTGCGCGCGAAGACTATGAGATTGAAAAGTTTAATGTCCGAAATGAAGATTTTAGACAACGTAATTTAAATTCGGCCAAAATCTCTTCAACTTATCTACCAGCTATTGAAGTGTTTGCAAGTTTAATGTCGGTTATTGCAATTGGAGCTGGCGGCATGTTTGTCATTTCAAATGCTATGTCAATTGGGAATTTTGTTACCTTTAATGGGTTGATATGGATGGTGAACGTTCCTATGCGTAACGTTGGGAACCACGTAAATGACTTACAAAACTTCGATGCAAGTACGCTGAAAATCCGTGAGATGCTAGCGATTGAACCAGAAATACCAGTAGAAGAAAGAATCAGTATTCCAAAATTAAGAGGTGAAATTACCTTTGAGAATGTATCTTTTTCTTTCCCAGATGAACCTGAAGTAGATGTTATTCGCAACATTAACTTCCATCTCGAAGCAGGTCAGACGTTAGGTATCTTAGGGGAAACGGGGTCTGGTAAGTCCACACTCGTCAATTTAATTTCACGTTTCTTTGACCCAACAGAAGGACGGGTGTTAATTGATGGCATTGATATTAAGGAAATGAACGTCATTGAACTACGTCAACAAATTGCAGTAGTGATGCAAGATGTTTTTCTCTTTTCAGATACCATCAAAGAAAATATCTCCTACGGGATACCTAATGCTCCCTTTCAATCTGTTCAAAGGGTAGCCCGTGTAGCAGACGCCAACAAATTTATTGAAAAGATGCCTGAGCAATATGAGACCTATCTAGGCGAACGAGGCAGTGGTCTATCGGGGGGACAAAAACAACGGTTATCCTTAGCAAGAGGATTAATAAAAGAACCATCTATTTTAATTTTGGATGATACCACTTCAGCAGTAGATATGGAAACGGAAGTAAAAATTCAAAAAGGCTTAAAAGAAAATGAGAATCGTAAAACAACGGTTATTATTGCCAATCGTATTTCTTCTGTAAAAAATGCCAATCAAATATTGATACTATCAAAAGGAGAGATTATTGAACGGGGGACGCACACACAATTGTTAGAAAAAGGTGGCGCTTATAGTAAAATTTATGAAGAACAGCTAGGACAAGCAGGGATGGGTGAGGAGAATGGCTGA
- a CDS encoding TetR/AcrR family transcriptional regulator, with product MDTKQIDRRIIRTKQGIQEALTELLEKKSINKISVKEITDIAGINRGTFYLHYVDKYDLMEKSINQLMIEISETGSNILNLAQRNIHSELSRKKLVDEFTTLFKYIQKNSLLIKSLTNENSSYSFHHKFNELLKDRLIAKLGPKQKDVPAIYIVSAFSYSIQGIIRTWLESGMEDTADMMGEYSFNILECYLKD from the coding sequence ATGGACACGAAACAAATTGATCGCCGTATTATACGAACAAAACAAGGCATTCAAGAGGCCTTAACAGAATTACTTGAGAAAAAATCAATAAATAAAATATCAGTCAAAGAAATTACAGATATAGCGGGGATTAATCGGGGCACCTTCTACCTTCATTATGTAGATAAATATGATCTAATGGAAAAGAGTATCAATCAACTCATGATTGAAATTAGCGAAACAGGATCCAACATTTTGAATTTAGCCCAACGTAATATCCATTCTGAATTAAGTAGAAAAAAGCTTGTTGATGAATTTACAACGCTATTTAAATACATTCAGAAAAATAGTCTACTGATTAAGAGTTTGACGAATGAGAATAGTAGCTATTCCTTTCATCACAAATTCAATGAGCTCTTGAAAGATCGTCTCATCGCCAAACTAGGACCCAAACAAAAAGATGTACCAGCGATTTATATTGTTTCTGCTTTTTCTTATTCCATACAAGGGATTATCCGGACGTGGTTAGAATCTGGAATGGAAGACACTGCTGACATGATGGGAGAATATAGCTTTAATATTTTAGAATGCTATCTAAAAGACTGA
- a CDS encoding helix-turn-helix transcriptional regulator, whose product MLHIDSKTFNPEILYAFDAYSSGPSIGKSHSHDFFEMSVMLDGQSYYDIEGHIHHVHKGAILLLNPGVKHQVSTPEGETNRQLHLGLRHFAIDRFPKNFFPLNTTVTYLSEYQDVFSQTCQEIMTERLERKKGHAVILKGLILKLMIYILRDKTSDSKEDTALILSEEDYNRQQLVTEVKLYMESHYSEDITLSDIAQAFYTSPATISRAFKDQLDDSPINYLIQYRLEKAKSLIENHPDISVTDTAQLVGYEDALYFSKLFKKYYGSSPTHYRDF is encoded by the coding sequence ATGCTTCATATTGACTCAAAAACATTTAATCCGGAAATCTTATATGCTTTTGATGCTTATTCATCAGGACCGAGTATTGGAAAAAGCCACTCTCATGACTTTTTTGAGATGTCTGTTATGTTAGATGGCCAGTCTTATTATGATATTGAAGGTCACATCCACCATGTTCATAAAGGTGCGATATTGCTCCTCAATCCTGGTGTAAAACATCAAGTTTCTACTCCTGAAGGAGAGACGAATCGCCAGTTGCATCTAGGTCTGCGTCATTTTGCAATCGATCGTTTCCCGAAGAATTTCTTTCCACTCAATACTACCGTCACTTATTTATCAGAATATCAAGATGTTTTTTCCCAAACTTGCCAAGAAATAATGACGGAACGTCTCGAAAGAAAAAAAGGGCATGCAGTTATTTTAAAGGGCTTGATATTAAAACTGATGATTTATATTTTACGAGATAAAACTTCTGATTCTAAAGAAGATACAGCTCTTATTTTGTCAGAGGAAGACTATAACCGACAACAATTAGTGACTGAAGTTAAATTATATATGGAATCTCATTATTCAGAAGACATCACCTTAAGTGATATTGCACAAGCTTTTTACACCAGCCCGGCTACTATTTCACGTGCTTTTAAAGACCAGCTGGACGATTCTCCTATTAATTATTTGATTCAATATCGTTTAGAAAAAGCAAAATCTCTGATAGAAAACCATCCTGACATTAGCGTGACTGATACAGCACAATTAGTAGGTTATGAAGATGCTCTTTATTTCAGTAAGCTTTTTAAAAAGTATTATGGTAGCTCTCCCACTCACTATCGGGATTTTTAG
- a CDS encoding YcjF family protein, producing the protein MVNKNIDLSLVDELLNETQKEINNMQTVNIMLVGKTGVGKSTLVNNIFREKLASTGIGKPVTKHLRLISKEGVPIVLYDTRGLELSGTIQTQVRSEIFSTIKTSLEKGPEEAIHVIYYCINANSSRIEETEISFINELAQYLPVIIVLTQAIGQPAQAFRNYIEELNLEIAAVMNIMAEPLVISDELTIPRSGLKELISRTIEVIPKDVTKAFNNAQQVDIERKAKAARRWARRYIASTFGVGFTPIPFSDATVLVPMQISMMAHITAIFGISMERTNIASILGAVGGTGGATYLGRYIVSNLIKFIPGAGTLAGGLISGGTASILTTALAFSYIEVLSFIAKGEVDGEYPDLKNIGELMKKELQSRLKNSKIAPELQTELDQIDKKTSFLGKVQQLFKKKK; encoded by the coding sequence ATGGTGAACAAGAATATTGATTTAAGCCTAGTCGATGAGCTTTTAAATGAAACACAAAAAGAAATCAATAACATGCAGACAGTTAATATTATGCTTGTCGGTAAAACGGGTGTTGGGAAAAGTACACTTGTAAATAATATATTTCGTGAGAAACTGGCTTCCACGGGTATTGGCAAACCGGTAACCAAACACTTGAGACTTATATCTAAAGAAGGAGTTCCTATTGTACTGTATGATACACGCGGGTTAGAATTGAGTGGAACCATCCAAACGCAAGTACGGAGCGAAATTTTTTCAACTATCAAAACGAGCCTAGAAAAAGGACCTGAAGAAGCGATTCATGTTATTTACTACTGTATCAATGCGAATTCTTCTCGCATTGAAGAGACAGAAATTTCTTTTATAAATGAACTTGCACAATATTTACCGGTAATTATTGTGTTAACCCAAGCCATCGGTCAACCGGCGCAAGCGTTTCGTAACTATATTGAAGAGTTAAATTTAGAAATAGCCGCCGTTATGAACATTATGGCAGAACCCTTGGTGATATCGGATGAGTTAACTATTCCACGAAGTGGACTAAAAGAACTAATTTCGCGTACCATTGAAGTGATTCCTAAGGATGTTACCAAAGCTTTTAACAATGCCCAACAAGTAGATATTGAACGTAAAGCGAAAGCAGCTAGGCGTTGGGCAAGGCGCTATATTGCCTCTACGTTCGGGGTAGGTTTTACCCCCATTCCATTTTCTGATGCCACGGTTCTAGTGCCTATGCAGATTAGCATGATGGCCCATATTACCGCTATATTCGGTATCTCTATGGAACGCACGAATATTGCAAGTATTTTGGGAGCAGTTGGTGGAACCGGTGGTGCAACTTATTTGGGCCGCTACATTGTATCGAATTTAATAAAATTTATTCCTGGAGCGGGAACACTAGCTGGCGGGTTAATTAGTGGGGGGACGGCCTCTATCCTAACTACTGCGCTCGCTTTTAGCTATATTGAGGTCTTATCTTTTATCGCAAAAGGTGAAGTAGACGGTGAATATCCTGACTTAAAAAATATTGGCGAATTAATGAAAAAAGAACTACAGTCACGTTTGAAGAATAGCAAAATCGCCCCAGAGTTGCAGACCGAATTAGATCAAATTGACAAAAAAACAAGTTTTCTAGGAAAGGTTCAACAACTTTTCAAAAAGAAAAAATAA
- a CDS encoding nucleoid-associated protein has translation MIYIQEAILHILDLNTNEPIYSFAGLDITEKFTIDYIHAMIGKVEDSDNMKEGTLAEGGTIVTMLEHITEDFVGVTRALSDKFFKITKLNPEIPPADLLFTRFTMDDVPCLGLFKLNYSDSLTHYVSNETDTLTNQLIINRAILPSARQAIQEGMVLNLETMQFHVIEKKQMITELAEKKFYFTEMFLEESTKPSLKENITIIKKAVQKTSKAFNDEEFVALAETKRAIVHSMEEESVIDNQVIAEQLFGENYAKKEKFFEEVQELGYVNRAPAEMALAGPKFSKQKLRLNNGIELSIPLDLYQDSDVVEFINNPDGTTSVMIKNIEKIKNLF, from the coding sequence ATGATTTATATTCAAGAAGCAATTCTACATATTTTAGATCTAAATACCAACGAACCGATCTATTCGTTTGCTGGATTAGATATAACTGAAAAATTTACAATTGATTATATCCATGCCATGATTGGTAAAGTTGAAGATTCTGATAATATGAAAGAGGGAACACTTGCTGAAGGCGGTACGATAGTAACCATGTTAGAGCATATAACAGAGGACTTCGTAGGAGTGACGCGGGCACTTAGTGATAAGTTTTTTAAAATCACTAAATTAAATCCAGAGATTCCACCCGCTGATTTATTATTTACACGCTTTACCATGGATGACGTTCCTTGTCTGGGTCTCTTTAAACTAAATTATTCAGATAGTTTGACTCATTACGTTTCTAATGAAACAGACACCTTGACGAATCAACTGATTATCAATCGGGCGATTCTTCCTAGTGCGCGTCAAGCCATCCAAGAAGGTATGGTTTTGAACCTGGAAACTATGCAGTTTCATGTCATTGAAAAGAAACAAATGATTACTGAACTAGCTGAGAAAAAGTTTTACTTTACTGAAATGTTTTTGGAAGAATCGACAAAACCAAGTTTGAAGGAAAATATTACGATTATTAAAAAAGCAGTTCAAAAAACAAGTAAAGCTTTTAATGATGAAGAATTTGTAGCCCTTGCCGAAACAAAGCGGGCTATTGTCCATAGCATGGAAGAAGAGAGTGTCATTGATAATCAAGTGATTGCGGAACAACTCTTTGGAGAGAATTATGCTAAGAAAGAAAAATTCTTTGAAGAAGTTCAGGAATTAGGCTACGTCAATCGCGCTCCTGCAGAAATGGCGCTTGCTGGACCTAAATTTTCTAAGCAAAAACTGCGCTTAAATAACGGGATTGAACTGAGCATCCCATTAGATTTGTATCAAGATTCTGATGTTGTCGAATTCATTAACAATCCCGACGGAACCACCTCGGTTATGATAAAAAATATAGAAAAAATTAAGAACTTATTTTAA
- a CDS encoding ABC transporter ATP-binding protein — MAEKSKKNKIDIQGFRRIGSYLKPYRLNIMKLLGVILFSNLVMVLGPYLTSYVIDTAIPNENLRAILWVIVLFALANLLNGLAIRYRIFNISKLGQDVLRDIRSDLFNHLQKLSFEFFDTRPHGEILVRVVNYINSLSNILSSGLITVISDILSIVVTLTIMISIDPMLTLYSMILLPVLFIVTMIIKNKQRVAYEELSEKQANLNTYIHESIEGIKTTQTFTREGMNVDIFANVSKQQSQAWMKAVRVQFILGPIIEIISSVTISFVYFAGIRGLGVEVSTGVLIAFVAYVTNFWNPIVNVGNFYNSLVSGTVYLERVFEMMDIEPHITDSPHAFVMPPINGELIFEDVSFGYKEDQPIFEHLSFKVKPGETIALVGATGAGKSTVTNLIPRFYDVDEGKILIDGIDIRDVTVASLRQEVGVMLQDTFIFSGTIFENIRYGKLDATKEEVILAARIVLAHDFIMNLKSGYDTYVQERGSTLSAGQRQLISFARTLLSDPKVLILDEATSSIDTQTELALQEGLDRLLVGRTAIVVAHRLSTIRNSDRIFYIGDHRILESGSHEELIKQRGYYYDLYKTQSNLLSQL, encoded by the coding sequence ATGGCTGAAAAATCAAAAAAAAATAAAATTGACATTCAAGGTTTTAGACGGATTGGAAGCTATCTGAAACCATACCGATTAAATATAATGAAGTTATTAGGAGTTATCTTATTTTCTAACCTAGTCATGGTTTTAGGACCTTATTTAACGAGCTATGTTATTGACACAGCTATTCCAAATGAAAACCTGAGAGCCATTTTATGGGTTATCGTTCTATTTGCACTTGCAAATTTATTAAATGGGTTAGCTATTCGTTACCGTATTTTTAACATTTCTAAATTAGGTCAAGATGTATTACGTGACATACGCTCAGATTTATTTAATCATTTACAAAAATTGAGCTTTGAGTTTTTTGACACACGTCCACACGGGGAAATACTTGTGCGAGTTGTCAATTATATTAATTCCCTTAGTAATATCCTATCGTCGGGACTCATAACGGTTATTTCCGATATTTTAAGTATCGTTGTAACTTTGACCATTATGATTTCAATTGACCCTATGTTAACTCTGTATAGTATGATTTTGTTACCAGTATTATTTATTGTCACCATGATCATTAAAAATAAACAACGAGTGGCTTATGAAGAATTAAGTGAAAAACAAGCAAATTTGAATACGTACATTCACGAATCGATTGAAGGAATTAAAACAACGCAAACCTTTACACGAGAGGGTATGAACGTGGATATTTTTGCAAATGTTAGCAAACAGCAGAGTCAAGCATGGATGAAAGCTGTACGTGTACAATTTATTTTAGGGCCTATTATAGAGATAATTTCTTCGGTTACAATTTCATTTGTTTATTTTGCCGGAATCCGAGGGCTTGGCGTAGAGGTTTCAACGGGTGTCTTAATTGCATTTGTTGCCTATGTAACCAACTTTTGGAATCCAATTGTTAACGTAGGAAATTTCTATAATTCATTAGTGTCTGGAACGGTTTATTTAGAACGTGTTTTTGAAATGATGGATATTGAGCCACATATTACCGATTCACCACACGCATTTGTAATGCCACCTATCAATGGTGAATTAATTTTTGAAGATGTGAGTTTCGGCTATAAAGAAGATCAACCAATCTTTGAACATTTATCTTTCAAGGTAAAACCAGGCGAAACAATCGCTTTAGTTGGGGCAACTGGAGCGGGTAAATCAACCGTAACCAACCTCATCCCGCGGTTTTACGATGTTGACGAAGGGAAGATTTTAATTGATGGCATCGATATAAGGGATGTTACAGTTGCTTCATTGCGGCAGGAAGTAGGGGTAATGTTACAAGATACCTTTATTTTTTCTGGAACTATTTTCGAGAATATTCGTTATGGGAAATTGGATGCAACGAAAGAAGAAGTTATTTTAGCAGCTAGAATTGTTCTTGCCCATGACTTCATTATGAACTTGAAATCTGGTTATGATACCTACGTTCAAGAGCGTGGAAGTACGCTATCAGCTGGACAAAGGCAACTGATTTCTTTTGCGCGTACCTTATTATCCGATCCAAAAGTTCTAATATTAGATGAGGCAACATCAAGTATTGATACACAAACAGAGTTGGCCTTACAAGAAGGACTGGATCGACTATTGGTAGGGCGAACTGCCATCGTAGTAGCCCATCGGCTTTCAACTATTCGCAATAGCGACCGTATTTTTTATATCGGCGATCATCGAATCTTAGAATCCGGCAGTCATGAGGAATTAATTAAACAGCGTGGATACTATTACGATCTCTATAAAACACAATCCAACTTATTAAGTCAGCTTTAA
- a CDS encoding zinc metallopeptidase gives MPLFYGGSYFLIIIGLVISFAAQAYVKSTFNKYSKVLSRKGYTATQAAQYILDRAGIQDVRLERVSGDLTDHYDARAKVLRLSDTTANSTSVAAIGVAAHEVGHAIQDQVGYVPLRLRHALVPATNFGQSISMPMILIGVVLGSGGQTLIQLGILLFSLTFVFQVVTLPVEFNASYRAIEILGSGNILERDEVPKAKNVLNAAALTYVAAAIMSFLQLLRLVMIFGNRRD, from the coding sequence ATGCCACTATTCTATGGGGGTAGTTATTTCTTAATTATTATCGGGTTGGTTATTTCGTTTGCTGCTCAAGCTTACGTTAAAAGTACCTTTAATAAATACAGTAAAGTTCTTAGCCGAAAAGGCTATACAGCAACACAAGCCGCCCAATATATATTAGATCGTGCGGGGATTCAAGATGTTCGTCTTGAACGTGTCAGTGGGGATTTGACTGACCATTATGACGCACGTGCCAAAGTTTTACGTCTTTCTGATACCACCGCAAACTCAACGTCCGTTGCTGCAATTGGTGTTGCGGCACATGAGGTAGGGCATGCTATTCAAGACCAAGTAGGCTATGTACCGCTTCGTTTACGTCATGCACTTGTTCCAGCTACTAATTTTGGGCAATCCATATCGATGCCGATGATTTTAATTGGGGTTGTTCTAGGATCAGGCGGGCAAACACTCATCCAACTTGGTATTCTTTTGTTCTCACTTACCTTTGTTTTTCAAGTGGTTACCTTACCCGTTGAATTTAATGCTTCTTACCGTGCCATTGAAATTCTAGGGAGTGGAAATATTCTTGAAAGAGATGAAGTTCCCAAAGCTAAGAATGTGCTAAATGCAGCAGCTTTGACCTATGTCGCTGCCGCGATTATGAGCTTCCTACAACTATTGCGATTGGTTATGATTTTTGGTAACAGAAGAGACTAA